The genomic window GGGCAGGTAACATCCAGCTCTGCGGGAATTTTCTTGTGCAGTTCGTTGGCGTAGCCAACACGCAGCTGCAGGGTGTCGCCAGAGATAGCGGCCAGGTAACCGACACCAACCACCTCAAGACGCTTTTCGTAGCCCTCGGTAACGCCGACGACCATGTTTTGGATCAACGCACGGGTCAGCCCGTGGAACGCTCCGGCTTCGCGGGCTTCGGATTCGCGAGCGACGGTGACCTGGTTGGATTCACTGTCAACGCTGACCGAGACCTCGGGGCGATGGACGTATTCCAGTTTGCCCTTGGGCCCTTCCACGCTGATCGTG from Roseimaritima ulvae includes these protein-coding regions:
- the rplF gene encoding 50S ribosomal protein L6; this encodes MSRLGKKPVAIPGGATVSVDGRTISVEGPKGKLEYVHRPEVSVSVDSESNQVTVARESEAREAGAFHGLTRALIQNMVVGVTEGYEKRLEVVGVGYLAAISGDTLQLRVGYANELHKKIPAELDVTCPDQTHVVVKGCDKQKVSQFAAEVRSLRKPEPYKGKGVRYQGEQVKLKPGKAAGK